A stretch of Cygnus olor isolate bCygOlo1 chromosome 16, bCygOlo1.pri.v2, whole genome shotgun sequence DNA encodes these proteins:
- the SLC32A1 gene encoding vesicular inhibitory amino acid transporter, with protein sequence MATLLRSKLSNVATSVSNKSQAKMSGMFARMGFQAATDEEAVGFAHCDDLDMEHRQGLQMDILKGEGGEEGGEQPLEGDIHYQRDGTGPLPPSASKDAGVCSELSGQGKPKITAWEAGWNVTNAIQGMFVLGLPYAILHGGYLGLFLIIFAAVVCCYTGKILIACLYEENEDGEIVRVRDSYVDIANACCAPRFPTLGGRIVNVAQIIELVMTCILYVVVSGNLMYNSFPNLPVSQKSWSIIATAVLLPCAFLKNLKAVSKFSLLCTLAHFVINILVIAYCLSRARDWAWDKVKFYIDVKKFPISIGIIVFSYTSQIFLPSLEGNMQNPKEFHCMMNWTHIAACILKGLFALVAYLTWADETKEVITDNLPSTIRAVVNIFLVAKALLSYPLPFFAAVEVLERSLFQDGNRAFFPNCYGGDGRLKSWGLTLRCALVVFTLLMAIYVPHFALLMGLTGSLTGAGLCFLLPSLFHLKLLWRKLLWHHVFFDVAIFVIGGICSVSGFIHSLEGLIEAFRTNAED encoded by the exons ATGGCCACGCTCCTCCGCAGCAAGCTTTCCAACGTGGCCACCTCCGTGTCCAACAAGTCCCAGGCGAAGATGAGCGGCATGTTCGCCAGGATGGGCTTCCAGGCGGCCACCGACGAGGAGGCGGTGGGCTTCGCCCACTGCGACGACCTGGACATGGAGCACCGGCAGGGGCTGCAGATGGACATCCTCAAGGGCGAGGGAGGCGAGGAGGGCGGCGAGCAGCCCCTGGAGGGGGACATCCACTACCAGAGGGACGGCACCGGCCCCCTGCCGCCCTCCGCCTCCAAGGACGCGGGGGTCTGCTCCGAGCTTTCCGGGCAGGGCAAGCCCAAGATCACGGCGTGGGAGGCGGGCTGGAATGTCACCAACGCCATCCAG GGGATGTTTGTTCTGGGCCTGCCCTATGCCATCCTTCATGGTGGATACCTAGGactctttttaataattttcgCTGCAGTGGTTTGCTGCTACACTGGGAAAATCCTTATTGCCTGTCTTTATGAAGAGAATGAGGATGGGGAGATAGTCAGGGTGAGAGACTCCTACGTGGACATAGCCAACGCGTGCTGTGCGCCCCGCTTCCCCACGCTCGGAGGCAGAATTGTGAACGTGGCTCAGATCATTGAACTGGTCATGACCTGCATCCTCTATGTGGTGGTCAGTGGGAACCTGATGTACAACAGCTTCCCCAACCTGCCTGTCTCCCAGAAGTCGTGGTCCATCATTGCCACGGCCGTGCTCCTGCCTTGTGCGTTCTTGAAAAACCTCAAGGCAGTCTCCAAGTTCAGCTTGCTCTGCACGTTGGCCCACTTTGTGATCAACATCCTGGTGATCGCCTACTGCCTCTCCAGGGCACGCGACTGGGCGTGGGACAAAGTCAAGTTTTACATTGATGTGAAGAAATTCCCCATCTCCATTGGCATCATCGTCTTCAGCTACACCTCTCAGATCTTTCTGCCTTCCTTGGAGGGGAACATGCAGAACCCCAAGGAGTTCCATTGCATGATGAACTGGACTCACATAGCAGCTTGCATCCTTAAGGGACTCTTTGCCTTGGTCGCCTATCTGACCTGGGCTGATGAGACCAAGGAGGTCATCACAGACAACTTGCCATCCACCATTAGGGCAGTAGTCAACATCTTCTTGGTGGCCAAAGCCTTGCTCTCCTACCCCCTGCCATTCTTTGCAGCTGTGGAAGTCCTGGAGCGATCCCTCTTCCAGGATGGAAACAGGGCGTTCTTCCCCAACTGCTACGGGGGTGACGGGCGGCTCAAGTCCTGGGGACTCACCCTCAGATGTGCCCTGGTAGTCTTCACCCTGCTCATGGCCATCTATGTCCCACATTTTGCCCTCCTGATGGGTCTTACCGGGAGCCTCACAGGTGCCGGgctctgcttcctgctcccCAGTCTTTTCCACCTCAAACTCTTGTGGAGGAAGCTCTTGTGGCACCATGTCTTCTTCGACGTCGCCATTTTCGTTATAGGTGGTATCTGCAGCGTCTCGGGGTTCATCCACTCTTTGGAAGGCCTCATAGAGGCCTTCAGAACCAACGCGGAAGACTAA